The Euphorbia lathyris chromosome 3, ddEupLath1.1, whole genome shotgun sequence genome contains a region encoding:
- the LOC136224015 gene encoding beta-fructofuranosidase, insoluble isoenzyme CWINV3-like, which yields MCSDQSRSSLKDGIDKTTYGAFVNIDSQQKKMSLRSLIYHSIIESFGAGGSICITSRVYPKIAVDNKAHLYVFNNGTLSIKI from the exons ATGTGCAGTGATCAAAGCAG ATCTTCTCTAAAAGACGGGATTGATAAAACCACATATGGAGCTTTTGTGAACATAGATTCTCAGCAGAAGAAGATGTCACTAAGAAGCTTG ATATACCATTCAATCATAGAGAGTTTTGGGGCAGGAGGAAGCATATGTATAACTAGCAGAGTTTATCCTAAAATTGCTGTTGATAACAAAGCTCACCTTTATGTATTCAACAATGGAACTCTTAGCATAAAGATCTAA